A DNA window from Trichomycterus rosablanca isolate fTriRos1 chromosome 11, fTriRos1.hap1, whole genome shotgun sequence contains the following coding sequences:
- the slc12a3 gene encoding solute carrier family 12 member 3 isoform X1, with amino-acid sequence MEEIPPANEVINLTSFRNQYSVSSLNGGDNRRYTIEENGGYELNGVASRGNTVLSGFDTLDCPPSYDFYANTEVFGRTKKIRPSLFQLHSNHEDDSSPPPLYEETNGNKESPDDELAEPPPEPPRFGWVQGVMVRCMLNIWGVILYLRLPWITAQAGIGLTWIIILLSSCITGITGLSTSAIATNGKVKGGGTYFLISRSLGPELGGSIGLIFAFANAVAVAMHTVGFAETVQALMEESGTSIVDPLNDIRIIGVITVTCLLAISLAGMEWESKAQVLFFMVIMVSFANYVVGTIIPATPQKQAKGFFSYRADIFAENFVPNWRGPGGSFFGMFSIFFPSATGILAGANISGDLKDPNVAIPRGTMLAIFWTTVSYLVISATIGSCVLRDASGDINDTVIMTGTTPEDCLGSGCRYGWDFGECIANKTCSYGLINNYQTLSMASGFAPLIAAGIFGATLSSALACLVSAPKVFQCLCKDNLYPGIGFFGKGYGKNDEPYRSYLLAYVIAVCFILIAELNTIAPIISNFFLCSYALINFSCFHASITNSPGWRPSFRFYSKWASLVGAVVSVIIMFLLTWWAALIAIGIVIFLLGYVLYKKPSVNWGSSVQAGSYNMALSYCVGLNQVDEHIKNYRPQCLVLTGPPSLRPALIDFVGTFTKNQSLMMCGDVIIGGSSPDAMDAANSSSHVSWLNKRGIKSFYHGVVAEDLRTGAQILLKGAGLGQIRPNILLVGFKKNWQKGPPSNIENYIGVLHDAFDLQYGVCVLRMKDGLDLSHQMQAHVNPVFEASAEPGIDGRQTISTMNPESLMAMSQPSTVFQSRQEKKTIDVYWLSDDGGLTLLLPYLLKRKKRWGRCKVRVFVGGDIKNIEEQKQELTALIGKFRLGFHEIQILPDMNEKPQPENVKKFEDMLGPYRVHGIQKNGERAGQTPSDCPWIVSDEDMEKNLAKSFRQIRLNEVLQDYSRDAALIIVTMPVGRRGACPSPLYMAWLETLSRGMRPPVLLVRGNQESVLTFYCQ; translated from the exons ATGGAGGAGATTCCACCAGCCAATGAGGTGATAAACCTCACTTCGTTTAGAAACCAGTATTCGGTATCAAGTCTCAATGGTGGAGACAATCGTAGATACACTATAGAGGAGAACGGTGGTTATGAACTGAATGGAGTGGCCTCACGGGGCAATACTGTGCTGTCTGGATTTGATACACTGGACTGTCCACCAAGTTATGACTTCTATGCCAACACAGAGGTTTTTGGGAGAACAAAGAAAATAAGACCTTCactttttcagctccattctaATCATGAG GATGATTCATCCCCTCCTCCTTTGTATGAGGAGACAAACGGCAACAAAGAGAGCCCCGATGATGAGCTGGCAGAGCCTCCTCCAGAGCCCCCCCGCTTTGGATGGGTCCAGGGGGTCATG GTTCGTTGTATGCTCAACATTTGGGGAGTGATTCTGTACCTGAGGCTTCCCTGGATCACAGCTCAGGCTGGCATTG GTTTGACTTGGATTATAATCCTTCTATCGTCCTGCATCACTGGAATCACTGGCCTCTCCACCTCTGCTATCGCCACTAATGGCAAAGTCAAAGGAG GTGGCACCTATTTCCTGATCTCACGCAGTTTGGGACCAGAGTTAGGAGGGTCCATAGGGCTCATCTTTGCATTTGCTAATGCAGTGGCTGTGGCTATGCACACAGTAGGATTTGCTGAGACTGTACAAGCACTAATGGAG GAGAGCGGTACGAGCATTGTGGACCCCCTCAATGACATCCGCATCATTGGTGTAATCACGGTTACCTGTTTGCTGGCAATCTCATTAGCTGGCATGGAGTGGGAGTCAAAG GCCCAGGTTTTGTTCTTTATGGTCATCATGGTTTCCTTTGCAAACTACGTTGTTGGCACCATCATCCCTGCCACTCCTCAGAAGCAAGCTAAAGGTTTCTTCAGCTATAGAG CTGATATTTTTGCTGAAAACTTTGTGCCTAACTGGCGTGGGCCAGGGGGTAGCttctttggcatgttctccatcTTCTTCCCTTCAGCCACTGGCATTCTTGCAGGAGCCAATATCTCTGGAGACTTGAAG GATCCCAATGTGGCTATACCCCGTGGCACAATGCTGGCCATTTTCTGGACCACCGTGTCATACCTTGTTATCTCAGCTACTATTG GATCATGTGTATTGCGTGATGCTTCTGGCGATATTAATGACACAGTTATAATGACTGGTACCACTCCTGAGGACTGCCTGGGGAGCGGTTGTAGATACGGTTGGGACTTCGGTGAATGCATCGCCAACAAAACCTGCAGTTATGGTCTTATTAATAATTATCAG ACTTTGAGCATGGCGTCTGGATTTGCGCCCCTCATTGCGGCTGGTATCTTTGGGGCTACACTGTCATCAGCGCTGGCTTGCCTGGTCTCAGCACCCAAAGTATTTCAG TGCCTTTGCAAAGATAATTTGTATCCAGGAATTGGATTTTTTGGGAAAGGATATGGGAAGAATGATGAGCCATACAGAAGCTACCTTTTAGCCTATGTTATTGCTGTCTGCTTTATCCTTATTG CTGAGCTAAATACCATCGCTCCCATCATCTCCAATTTCTTCCTGTGCTCCTACGCCCTCATTAACTTCAGCTGCTTTCATGCATCCATCACCAACTCTCCAG GCTGGCGTCCGTCATTCAGGTTCTACAGTAAGTGGGCATCATTGGTAGGCGCTGTGGTGTCAGTAATCATCATGTTCTTGCTTACCTGGTGGGCTGCTCTTATAGCCATCGGGATAGTGATTTTCCTGTTGGGATATGTGCTCTATAAGAAACCCT CTGTAAACTGGGGCTCGTCTGTGCAAGCAGGCTCATATAACATGGCACTATCTTACTGTGTGGGTCTCAACCAAGTAGATGAACATATAAAGAATTATAG GCCGCAGTGTTTGGTTCTTACTGGGCCTCCAAGTTTGCGGCCAGCACTAATAGACTTTGTAGGCACCTTTACCAAGAACCAGAGTCTTATGATGTGTGGGGATGTCATCATT GGAGGCTCTTCACCTGATGCTATGGATGCAGCAAACAGCAGCAGTCATGTCAGCTGGCTCAACAAGCGAGGTATCAAGTCATTCTATCATGGAGTAGTGGCTGAGGACTTGCGCACAGGAGCTCAGATCTTGCTGAAG GGTGCAGGTTTGGGTCAGATCAGACCTAATATCTTGTTAGTAGGATTTAAGAAGAACTGGCAAAAAGGTCCACCATCTAACATTGAAAATTACATAGGCGTTTTACA TGATGCATTCGACCTCCAGTATGGTGTATGTGTCCTCCGGATGAAAGACGGTCTTGATTTGTCTCATCAAATGCAAGCACATG TGAACCCAGTATTTGAGGCATCTGCAGAGCCAGGGATTGATGGCAGACAAACTATCAGCACAA TGAATCCTGAATCACTGATGGCCATGTCTCAACCCAGCACTGTATTTCAGTCCAGACAGGAAAAGAAGACCATTGATGTGTACTGGCTGTCCGATGATGGAG GTCTAACTCTGCTGCTGCCCTACCTGCTGAAGCGTAAGAAGCGCTGGGGCAGATGCAAAGTGAGGGTGTTTGTCGGAGGAGACATTAAAAATATCGAAGAACAAAAACAAGA ACTCACAGCTCTTATCGGCAAGTTCCGTCTTGGCTTTCATGAGATCCAAATCCTACCTGATATGAATGAAAAACCACAGCCTGAAAA TGTTAAGAAGTTTGAGGACATGCTCGGACCATATAGAGTTCATGGTATACAAAAGAATGGGGAAAGAGCTGGACAGACCCCCAGTGACTGCCCATGGATAGTGTCTGATGAGGATATGGAGAAAAACCTAGCAAAG TCCTTCAGACAGATCCGCCTTAATGAAGTCCTACAAGACTACTCAAGGGATGCTGCTTTGATTATTGT GACCATGCCCGTGGGCCGGAGAGGAGCTTGTCCCAGTCCTCTCTACATGGCTTGGCTGGAAACTCTTTCACGTGGCATGAGACCTCCAGTACTGCTTGTCAGAGGAAACCAGGAGAGTGTACTCACCTTTTATTGCCAGTGA
- the slc12a3 gene encoding solute carrier family 12 member 3 isoform X2 codes for MEEIPPANEVINLTSFRNQYSVSSLNGGDNRRYTIEENGGYELNGVASRGNTVLSGFDTLDCPPSYDFYANTEVFGRTKKIRPSLFQLHSNHEDDSSPPPLYEETNGNKESPDDELAEPPPEPPRFGWVQGVMVRCMLNIWGVILYLRLPWITAQAGIGLTWIIILLSSCITGITGLSTSAIATNGKVKGGGTYFLISRSLGPELGGSIGLIFAFANAVAVAMHTVGFAETVQALMEESGTSIVDPLNDIRIIGVITVTCLLAISLAGMEWESKAQVLFFMVIMVSFANYVVGTIIPATPQKQAKGFFSYRADIFAENFVPNWRGPGGSFFGMFSIFFPSATGILAGANISGDLKDPNVAIPRGTMLAIFWTTVSYLVISATIGSCVLRDASGDINDTVIMTGTTPEDCLGSGCRYGWDFGECIANKTCSYGLINNYQTLSMASGFAPLIAAGIFGATLSSALACLVSAPKVFQCLCKDNLYPGIGFFGKGYGKNDEPYRSYLLAYVIAVCFILIAELNTIAPIISNFFLCSYALINFSCFHASITNSPGWRPSFRFYSKWASLVGAVVSVIIMFLLTWWAALIAIGIVIFLLGYVLYKKPSVNWGSSVQAGSYNMALSYCVGLNQVDEHIKNYRPQCLVLTGPPSLRPALIDFVGTFTKNQSLMMCGDVIIGGSSPDAMDAANSSSHVSWLNKRGIKSFYHGVVAEDLRTGAQILLKGAGLGQIRPNILLVGFKKNWQKGPPSNIENYIGVLHDAFDLQYGVCVLRMKDGLDLSHQMQAHGKLNPVFEASAEPGIDGRQTISTMNPESLMAMSQPSTVFQSRQEKKTIDVYWLSDDGGLTLLLPYLLKRKKRWGRCKVRVFVGGDIKNIEEQKQELTALIGKFRLGFHEIQILPDMNEKPQPENVKKFEDMLGPYRVHGIQKNGERAGQTPSDCPWIVSDEDMEKNLAKSFRQIRLNEVLQDYSRDAALIIVTMPVGRRGACPSPLYMAWLETLSRGMRPPVLLVRGNQESVLTFYCQ; via the exons ATGGAGGAGATTCCACCAGCCAATGAGGTGATAAACCTCACTTCGTTTAGAAACCAGTATTCGGTATCAAGTCTCAATGGTGGAGACAATCGTAGATACACTATAGAGGAGAACGGTGGTTATGAACTGAATGGAGTGGCCTCACGGGGCAATACTGTGCTGTCTGGATTTGATACACTGGACTGTCCACCAAGTTATGACTTCTATGCCAACACAGAGGTTTTTGGGAGAACAAAGAAAATAAGACCTTCactttttcagctccattctaATCATGAG GATGATTCATCCCCTCCTCCTTTGTATGAGGAGACAAACGGCAACAAAGAGAGCCCCGATGATGAGCTGGCAGAGCCTCCTCCAGAGCCCCCCCGCTTTGGATGGGTCCAGGGGGTCATG GTTCGTTGTATGCTCAACATTTGGGGAGTGATTCTGTACCTGAGGCTTCCCTGGATCACAGCTCAGGCTGGCATTG GTTTGACTTGGATTATAATCCTTCTATCGTCCTGCATCACTGGAATCACTGGCCTCTCCACCTCTGCTATCGCCACTAATGGCAAAGTCAAAGGAG GTGGCACCTATTTCCTGATCTCACGCAGTTTGGGACCAGAGTTAGGAGGGTCCATAGGGCTCATCTTTGCATTTGCTAATGCAGTGGCTGTGGCTATGCACACAGTAGGATTTGCTGAGACTGTACAAGCACTAATGGAG GAGAGCGGTACGAGCATTGTGGACCCCCTCAATGACATCCGCATCATTGGTGTAATCACGGTTACCTGTTTGCTGGCAATCTCATTAGCTGGCATGGAGTGGGAGTCAAAG GCCCAGGTTTTGTTCTTTATGGTCATCATGGTTTCCTTTGCAAACTACGTTGTTGGCACCATCATCCCTGCCACTCCTCAGAAGCAAGCTAAAGGTTTCTTCAGCTATAGAG CTGATATTTTTGCTGAAAACTTTGTGCCTAACTGGCGTGGGCCAGGGGGTAGCttctttggcatgttctccatcTTCTTCCCTTCAGCCACTGGCATTCTTGCAGGAGCCAATATCTCTGGAGACTTGAAG GATCCCAATGTGGCTATACCCCGTGGCACAATGCTGGCCATTTTCTGGACCACCGTGTCATACCTTGTTATCTCAGCTACTATTG GATCATGTGTATTGCGTGATGCTTCTGGCGATATTAATGACACAGTTATAATGACTGGTACCACTCCTGAGGACTGCCTGGGGAGCGGTTGTAGATACGGTTGGGACTTCGGTGAATGCATCGCCAACAAAACCTGCAGTTATGGTCTTATTAATAATTATCAG ACTTTGAGCATGGCGTCTGGATTTGCGCCCCTCATTGCGGCTGGTATCTTTGGGGCTACACTGTCATCAGCGCTGGCTTGCCTGGTCTCAGCACCCAAAGTATTTCAG TGCCTTTGCAAAGATAATTTGTATCCAGGAATTGGATTTTTTGGGAAAGGATATGGGAAGAATGATGAGCCATACAGAAGCTACCTTTTAGCCTATGTTATTGCTGTCTGCTTTATCCTTATTG CTGAGCTAAATACCATCGCTCCCATCATCTCCAATTTCTTCCTGTGCTCCTACGCCCTCATTAACTTCAGCTGCTTTCATGCATCCATCACCAACTCTCCAG GCTGGCGTCCGTCATTCAGGTTCTACAGTAAGTGGGCATCATTGGTAGGCGCTGTGGTGTCAGTAATCATCATGTTCTTGCTTACCTGGTGGGCTGCTCTTATAGCCATCGGGATAGTGATTTTCCTGTTGGGATATGTGCTCTATAAGAAACCCT CTGTAAACTGGGGCTCGTCTGTGCAAGCAGGCTCATATAACATGGCACTATCTTACTGTGTGGGTCTCAACCAAGTAGATGAACATATAAAGAATTATAG GCCGCAGTGTTTGGTTCTTACTGGGCCTCCAAGTTTGCGGCCAGCACTAATAGACTTTGTAGGCACCTTTACCAAGAACCAGAGTCTTATGATGTGTGGGGATGTCATCATT GGAGGCTCTTCACCTGATGCTATGGATGCAGCAAACAGCAGCAGTCATGTCAGCTGGCTCAACAAGCGAGGTATCAAGTCATTCTATCATGGAGTAGTGGCTGAGGACTTGCGCACAGGAGCTCAGATCTTGCTGAAG GGTGCAGGTTTGGGTCAGATCAGACCTAATATCTTGTTAGTAGGATTTAAGAAGAACTGGCAAAAAGGTCCACCATCTAACATTGAAAATTACATAGGCGTTTTACA TGATGCATTCGACCTCCAGTATGGTGTATGTGTCCTCCGGATGAAAGACGGTCTTGATTTGTCTCATCAAATGCAAGCACATGGTAAAT TGAACCCAGTATTTGAGGCATCTGCAGAGCCAGGGATTGATGGCAGACAAACTATCAGCACAA TGAATCCTGAATCACTGATGGCCATGTCTCAACCCAGCACTGTATTTCAGTCCAGACAGGAAAAGAAGACCATTGATGTGTACTGGCTGTCCGATGATGGAG GTCTAACTCTGCTGCTGCCCTACCTGCTGAAGCGTAAGAAGCGCTGGGGCAGATGCAAAGTGAGGGTGTTTGTCGGAGGAGACATTAAAAATATCGAAGAACAAAAACAAGA ACTCACAGCTCTTATCGGCAAGTTCCGTCTTGGCTTTCATGAGATCCAAATCCTACCTGATATGAATGAAAAACCACAGCCTGAAAA TGTTAAGAAGTTTGAGGACATGCTCGGACCATATAGAGTTCATGGTATACAAAAGAATGGGGAAAGAGCTGGACAGACCCCCAGTGACTGCCCATGGATAGTGTCTGATGAGGATATGGAGAAAAACCTAGCAAAG TCCTTCAGACAGATCCGCCTTAATGAAGTCCTACAAGACTACTCAAGGGATGCTGCTTTGATTATTGT GACCATGCCCGTGGGCCGGAGAGGAGCTTGTCCCAGTCCTCTCTACATGGCTTGGCTGGAAACTCTTTCACGTGGCATGAGACCTCCAGTACTGCTTGTCAGAGGAAACCAGGAGAGTGTACTCACCTTTTATTGCCAGTGA